Proteins encoded within one genomic window of Nitrospira sp.:
- a CDS encoding response regulator transcription factor, whose protein sequence is MASRTILVVEDDPDIAQLVQLHLRDTGYEVDVAQDGPAGLQQALAKSYDLIILDLMLPGMDGLEVCRKLRASSKYSLVLMLTAKSTELDLVLGLEVGADDYLTKPFSILELLARVKALFRRMDALRAQAPLAKPLTIRAGDLVIEVDKRKVQLRGRSIELTAKEFDLLLHFAQHPGQVYTRAALLDTVWGYSHEGYEHTVNSHINRLRAKIEDDSSRPRYILTVWGVGYSFSEEWSER, encoded by the coding sequence ATGGCGTCTCGTACAATTCTTGTCGTTGAAGATGATCCTGACATTGCCCAGCTAGTGCAGCTCCATCTGCGCGATACAGGGTATGAAGTCGATGTGGCACAGGACGGTCCAGCAGGACTTCAGCAGGCCCTTGCCAAGTCCTATGACTTGATCATTCTCGATCTGATGCTTCCTGGAATGGATGGACTAGAAGTGTGCCGAAAACTGCGCGCCTCATCGAAGTACAGTCTTGTCCTGATGCTCACAGCCAAATCGACAGAACTGGATCTGGTGTTGGGCCTGGAAGTCGGTGCAGATGACTACCTCACCAAGCCCTTCAGCATCTTGGAGCTTCTTGCACGAGTGAAAGCCTTGTTTCGGCGTATGGACGCGCTTCGTGCACAGGCTCCTCTCGCCAAGCCCCTCACCATTCGCGCAGGCGACCTCGTGATCGAGGTTGATAAACGAAAGGTTCAGCTGCGCGGTCGATCGATCGAGTTAACGGCCAAAGAGTTTGACCTCTTGCTCCACTTTGCCCAACACCCTGGCCAGGTCTATACCCGTGCCGCACTCTTAGATACCGTGTGGGGGTACTCACACGAAGGATATGAACATACCGTAAATTCCCACATTAATCGGCTGCGGGCTAAAATCGAGGATGATAGCAGCCGGCCTCGGTACATTCTAACCGTGTGGGGAGTCGGCTATAGTTTTTCCGAAGAATGGTCTGAACGGTAG
- a CDS encoding lactonase family protein, which yields MIRKLIMGALATAITLSGWVTGSVFANDEWQWPTVYTMSNQTGDNAVLIFRQHGDTLVPAGSFPTGGKGSGGGLGNQGALAFSGDGDALLVVNPGSNDISVFEINGRSLKLVDRVSSGGISPISVATHEDYVYVLNAGGPGVGNIAGFELTQNNKLKPIAGSNQPLSGANTAPAQISFNLSGDTLVVTEKATNIIDTYAVDEDGVASAPVSQRSNGQTPFGFAFTPRGVLVVSEAFGGAPNASAVSSYLLRDGQLNVRSGSIGTTQSAACWIVITKNGKFAYASNTGSNNISSYRVGGAGRLTLQEAVATPTGAGPIDMALNKNSRFLYVLNAGSDSLEVFRVNRWNGRLTQGTGVSGLPNGANGLIAR from the coding sequence ATGATACGTAAATTGATCATGGGTGCGCTGGCAACGGCGATCACTCTTTCCGGGTGGGTGACCGGCTCGGTATTCGCCAACGATGAATGGCAATGGCCAACGGTCTACACCATGTCGAATCAGACAGGCGACAATGCCGTCTTGATTTTCAGGCAGCATGGAGACACCCTGGTTCCTGCTGGATCGTTTCCCACAGGGGGAAAGGGGTCAGGAGGTGGACTGGGTAATCAAGGTGCCCTCGCCTTCAGCGGTGATGGCGATGCCCTTTTAGTCGTGAATCCTGGCAGTAATGATATCTCAGTGTTCGAAATCAACGGACGTTCCCTGAAGCTGGTAGACCGAGTGTCTTCCGGGGGAATCAGCCCTATCAGCGTTGCCACGCATGAGGATTATGTCTATGTATTAAATGCAGGAGGGCCGGGGGTGGGCAATATTGCGGGGTTCGAGCTGACGCAGAACAACAAGCTGAAGCCGATCGCTGGCTCGAATCAGCCGCTCAGTGGGGCCAACACCGCGCCGGCGCAAATCTCGTTCAATCTCTCGGGAGATACGCTGGTCGTGACAGAAAAAGCAACAAACATCATTGACACCTATGCGGTGGATGAGGACGGTGTAGCATCTGCGCCGGTTTCACAGAGATCCAACGGCCAAACCCCGTTTGGCTTTGCCTTTACTCCGCGAGGGGTATTGGTGGTCAGTGAGGCTTTCGGAGGCGCACCGAATGCATCGGCCGTCTCGTCGTACCTCCTACGCGATGGACAATTGAACGTCCGGAGCGGGTCGATCGGCACCACCCAATCGGCCGCGTGCTGGATCGTGATTACTAAAAATGGAAAGTTTGCGTATGCCAGTAATACCGGCAGTAACAACATTTCCAGTTATCGAGTGGGAGGTGCGGGGCGGCTCACGTTACAGGAAGCGGTGGCAACGCCCACCGGGGCTGGCCCCATTGACATGGCATTGAACAAGAACAGTCGGTTCTTGTATGTGCTGAATGCAGGATCCGATTCCCTTGAGGTCTTTCGGGTCAATCGTTGGAATGGGCGTTTGACCCAAGGGACTGGCGTTTCTGGCCTCCCTAATGGGGCCAATGGACTTATTGCGCGATAA
- a CDS encoding DUF3047 domain-containing protein yields the protein MLASMLVMLCALLPVTSARAEGSAVLEVGKFSASEPGTSLPDDWKPLTFKKIPKLTTYELVKDEAQVVVKATSDASASGLTKEIRIDPKNFPIVRWRWKVQNLLQKSDVTRKDGDDYPARIYITFEYDPDKVSFGKKLKYKAGQALFGDIPIGAINYVWETKAPVGAIIDNAYTDFVKMVVVESGPQKLDTWIEESRNIYEDYKKAFGEEPPMINGIAIMSDTDNTKERATAYYGDIVFMKAR from the coding sequence ATGTTGGCATCCATGCTGGTCATGTTGTGCGCGCTGTTGCCGGTCACCTCCGCGCGGGCAGAGGGCAGTGCTGTGCTTGAGGTGGGGAAATTTTCCGCAAGTGAACCGGGCACGAGTTTGCCGGACGACTGGAAGCCGTTGACCTTCAAGAAGATTCCGAAGCTGACGACGTACGAACTGGTGAAAGACGAGGCGCAAGTAGTCGTCAAGGCCACGAGCGATGCATCGGCATCCGGCTTAACCAAGGAAATCAGGATCGATCCGAAGAACTTTCCGATCGTGCGATGGCGGTGGAAGGTTCAGAATTTACTCCAGAAGAGCGATGTCACGCGAAAAGACGGGGACGACTATCCGGCCCGGATTTATATTACCTTTGAATATGACCCGGACAAGGTCAGTTTCGGCAAGAAGCTCAAGTACAAGGCAGGCCAAGCTCTGTTTGGAGATATTCCGATCGGAGCCATCAATTACGTGTGGGAAACCAAGGCTCCCGTTGGGGCGATTATCGACAATGCTTATACGGATTTCGTCAAAATGGTGGTGGTTGAGAGCGGGCCACAAAAACTCGATACCTGGATCGAAGAGTCCCGTAACATCTACGAAGATTACAAGAAGGCCTTTGGAGAAGAGCCGCCGATGATCAACGGCATTGCCATCATGAGCGATACGGATAACACGAAGGAACGAGCCACCGCCTACTACGGCGATATTGTGTTTATGAAAGCTCGCTAA
- a CDS encoding cytochrome P450, which yields MDKAQWNEWLVYLLNRPLAYGLLELSRRLGDVVYLPRIGHVISDAEIALDVLMDTEHFDSHSPGSLGFLVTQALGPYALLNMDGPEHKDLKRRLQEVFSSKYIKALIGSATNDIVNEFRGNLLAGRMVDVVEFMKDFSSRMACELIGVRVDPHNERGVYADMFTLATEFTALAGLGKPRLSASDLKNATRIVEQLSAHILESYEDKDIRDESLTQQMRSHGFTFEEAKGVVIIVMIGATELITYGMPRVLTLLVDSGQIEKLREKPELLERAVDEGFRLVTPSNVVLRAVVADCQIRGHHFRKGRRALIVFNNMMKQEKHFPNATRFDIERAIDSRFRRLPFGAGAHTCLGTGLAIAEARKVLEALMSVEGEYEILSRRYNRGQTYPGYSSLLIRVRRPRLP from the coding sequence ATGGATAAGGCACAGTGGAATGAGTGGTTGGTGTATCTCCTCAACCGACCCCTTGCTTACGGACTCCTGGAGTTATCACGACGCCTTGGAGATGTCGTGTACTTGCCGCGCATTGGCCACGTGATCAGTGATGCCGAGATCGCTCTCGACGTTCTGATGGACACCGAGCACTTTGATTCTCATTCCCCTGGTAGCCTGGGTTTTCTTGTGACTCAGGCGCTTGGGCCGTATGCACTTCTCAACATGGACGGACCAGAGCACAAGGATCTGAAGCGAAGGCTGCAGGAGGTATTTTCGTCGAAATATATTAAAGCGCTTATCGGGTCGGCCACGAATGACATCGTGAATGAGTTCCGAGGGAATCTGCTAGCCGGACGAATGGTTGACGTGGTGGAGTTTATGAAGGACTTCTCGAGCCGGATGGCTTGCGAATTGATCGGGGTCAGGGTCGACCCACATAATGAACGAGGGGTCTATGCGGATATGTTTACCCTGGCCACCGAATTCACTGCTCTGGCCGGTCTTGGTAAGCCCAGACTATCTGCAAGCGACCTGAAGAACGCAACGCGGATTGTCGAGCAACTGTCGGCACATATCCTGGAAAGTTATGAAGACAAGGATATTCGCGACGAATCGCTGACTCAGCAAATGCGATCTCACGGGTTCACGTTTGAAGAAGCGAAGGGCGTGGTGATCATCGTGATGATTGGTGCCACAGAACTCATCACCTACGGCATGCCGCGAGTTCTCACGCTATTGGTTGATTCCGGGCAAATTGAGAAGCTACGCGAGAAGCCTGAGCTGCTTGAGCGGGCCGTCGATGAAGGCTTTCGACTTGTGACGCCGTCCAACGTCGTCCTTCGCGCCGTAGTAGCTGATTGTCAGATTCGCGGCCATCACTTTCGCAAGGGAAGACGGGCGCTCATCGTCTTTAACAATATGATGAAACAAGAGAAACACTTTCCCAATGCGACTCGCTTTGACATTGAACGCGCGATCGATTCACGATTTCGCCGTCTCCCTTTTGGAGCCGGCGCCCACACCTGTCTAGGGACAGGCCTCGCCATCGCCGAAGCTCGTAAAGTACTTGAGGCACTGATGTCGGTTGAGGGCGAATACGAAATCCTCAGCCGCCGGTACAACCGCGGTCAGACCTACCCTGGCTACTCATCCTTGCTCATTCGGGTGCGGCGGCCACGTCTTCCATAA